The genome window AACATTTCTTCAAGCTCTTGCGCTTGAGATGAAAAGACCGTGTGAATACTTTCCTTTTCCTTCACTGTCAAACGATGTGGCATCAACAAATGATCTACATAAAATCGATAACCTTTTTGTGACGGAATTCGACCAGCAGAACTATGTGGCTTCTCTAAGAAACCGAGCTCTTCAAGATCGGACATGTCATTTCGAATTGTTGCAGGACTAAAAGAAATGTCATGGCGCTTTGAGATGCTGCGTGAACCAACTGGCTCTGCAGAACGAATATATTCATCAACTATCGCACTCAAAATGGACAACTGTCTCTCTGTCAGCATCCCGAATCACCCCTGTTAGCACTCTCTAATTACGAGTGCTAATTCTATTGATAAGTTATCAAATAGGTCAGAGTTTGTCAATATGAATGCATCTAGAAAAAGAACTTAATTATTCCCTACTTCAACTTCATCCAAAACGGCTAAAAATGATTCAAATACTTCATTGCCAAGTAGAAGTCCCTCACTCGTTAATCGAAGTGATCCGTGGTGGTATTCAAGCAGTCCATTTTTGAGGTGTTCATCAAGCTGCTTTTGATACACTTCCTCAAAACGAACCCCATATTGAGTGTGGAAGGTGTCTGGATCTAATCCTTCCCGTTTACGTAATCCAAGAAACATGGCTTCCTCTAACTGCTCAACTTTCGTAACCTGATGAGTGTTCAACCTAGGAGGCTTACCCGATTCTACAGCGGCAATATATTGATTAACAGGTCCGATATTCTGATAACGTACTCCGTTTATATAACCGGAAGCTCCTGCTCCAAAACCAAAATATGAAGCATTGTCCCAATAAACAATATTATGTTTGCTCTCAAGTCCGTCTTTAGCAAAATTACTGATCTCATATTGTGTATATCCAGCCTCACTACTCATGGCTCTGAGATCTTGATACATTTGGACCTCATGCTCCTCTGGAGGAAGCTGCAATGTCCCTTTACGTTGTCGGTTAAAGAAGACCGTTTTCTCTTCAATTTTTAGCGAGTAGGCAGAAATATGTTCAACATCTAATTCAAATGCCTGCTTTAATGTATCGCGAAATGACTCCGGTGTTTGTTTAGGTAGACCAAACATAAGATCAATGGAGAGATTTCGAAAGCCTACTTTACGGGCGGTTTTTACGGCTTCAATGACACTATCGGCACGATGGGTGCGTCCAATCATTTCTAATAACTGAGTATCAAATGTCTGTACACCAATACTCAACCGGTTTACACCTGCATCAATTAGCGCTTGAAGCTTGTCCTCCTCCGCACTATCAGGGTTTACCTCTACCGTCCATTCCTTGACGTGATCAAGCGAAAAGATTTCTTTCATTCCTTTAAGTAAATAAGAAAGCTGATCTGCCGTTAATGCCGTTGGTGTTCCTCCACCAATGTAGATCGTTTGAATATCTTTTGATGGATATTCAGCTTGATCTTTTTTCATTTCTAAAAGCAGTGCATCCAAATAGCTCTGGACGGGCTGGTTCTTCAAAAATACTTTATTAAAATCACAGTAATGACAAATATGTTCGCAAAAAGGAATGTGGACATATATTGCTTGATGATTCATAAAGCCCTACCTCCTTATCCCTTTTAACATGGTAAAAAGCCGGCAGAAGCCAAGCCTTTTCCCGTTTATTCATCCATACGCAAGACTGCCATAAAGGCCTCTTGAGGCACTTCTACATTCCCGACAGATTTCATTCGTTTTTTACCTTCTTTTTGTTTCTCTAAAAGCTTACGTTTACGTGAAATATCTCCACCATAACATTTTGCCAAAACGTTTTTACGCATCGCTTTGATTGTAGAACGAGCGATAA of Alkalicoccobacillus plakortidis contains these proteins:
- the hemW gene encoding radical SAM family heme chaperone HemW, which gives rise to MNHQAIYVHIPFCEHICHYCDFNKVFLKNQPVQSYLDALLLEMKKDQAEYPSKDIQTIYIGGGTPTALTADQLSYLLKGMKEIFSLDHVKEWTVEVNPDSAEEDKLQALIDAGVNRLSIGVQTFDTQLLEMIGRTHRADSVIEAVKTARKVGFRNLSIDLMFGLPKQTPESFRDTLKQAFELDVEHISAYSLKIEEKTVFFNRQRKGTLQLPPEEHEVQMYQDLRAMSSEAGYTQYEISNFAKDGLESKHNIVYWDNASYFGFGAGASGYINGVRYQNIGPVNQYIAAVESGKPPRLNTHQVTKVEQLEEAMFLGLRKREGLDPDTFHTQYGVRFEEVYQKQLDEHLKNGLLEYHHGSLRLTSEGLLLGNEVFESFLAVLDEVEVGNN